From Actinopolymorpha cephalotaxi, one genomic window encodes:
- a CDS encoding DsbA family protein produces MSQGNDRAARRAKLEALRAAEQRKKSRTVALAVIGAFVAVAGAVLAIAWLSDGDERRTIATGRSSGAGSAADSRLVRADSHRLSEARGSDVTLVEFLDFECEACRAAYPIVEDLRKEYAGRVTFVVRYFPIPSHFNAERAARAVESAAQQGKFEQMYKRMYETQTQWGERQVPADQTFRGFAADLGLDLARYDRDYDDPATLKRIRKDVADGEALGVSGTPTFFLNGRKLTPSSYDDFRNAVDAALAE; encoded by the coding sequence ATGTCGCAAGGAAACGACCGCGCCGCCCGCCGCGCCAAACTGGAGGCGCTGCGAGCGGCCGAGCAACGAAAGAAGAGCCGCACTGTCGCCCTCGCGGTGATCGGAGCCTTCGTCGCCGTGGCCGGCGCCGTGCTCGCGATCGCCTGGCTGAGCGACGGCGACGAACGACGAACGATCGCCACCGGCAGAAGCAGCGGCGCCGGCAGTGCGGCGGACTCCCGACTGGTTCGCGCCGACAGCCACCGGCTTTCGGAGGCACGCGGCAGCGACGTCACGCTGGTGGAGTTCCTCGACTTCGAGTGCGAGGCCTGCCGGGCCGCCTACCCGATCGTGGAGGACCTGCGCAAGGAGTACGCCGGGCGGGTCACGTTCGTCGTGCGCTACTTCCCGATCCCCTCCCACTTCAACGCCGAACGCGCCGCACGTGCGGTCGAGTCGGCCGCGCAGCAGGGGAAGTTCGAGCAGATGTACAAGCGGATGTACGAGACCCAGACCCAGTGGGGCGAACGGCAGGTACCCGCCGACCAGACCTTCCGGGGATTCGCGGCGGACCTCGGCCTGGATCTCGCCCGCTACGACAGGGACTACGACGATCCCGCGACCCTGAAGCGGATCAGGAAGGACGTCGCGGACGGCGAGGCGCTGGGCGTCTCGGGCACTCCGACGTTCTTCCTCAACGGCAGGAAGCTGACGCCGAGCTCCTACGACGACTTCCGCAACGCCGTCGACGCCGCCCTCGCGGAGTAA
- a CDS encoding ArsR/SmtB family transcription factor, with amino-acid sequence MLKVATHAEVLSRFGHALSDPTRSRILLALREGPGYPADLSELLNVSRTNMSNHLACLRGCGLVTAVPDGRRTRYELAEPSIGHALGDLLGLVLAVDPAACPDADTEGCC; translated from the coding sequence ATGCTCAAGGTCGCCACCCACGCCGAGGTGCTGTCGAGGTTCGGGCACGCGCTGTCGGATCCCACCAGGTCACGGATCCTGTTGGCTCTGCGCGAAGGCCCGGGCTACCCGGCAGACCTGTCGGAGCTGCTCAACGTCTCGCGTACGAACATGTCCAACCACCTTGCCTGCCTGCGCGGCTGCGGCCTGGTCACCGCGGTTCCCGACGGGCGCCGGACACGCTACGAACTCGCAGAGCCGAGCATTGGCCACGCACTGGGCGACCTGCTCGGCCTGGTGCTGGCGGTCGACCCCGCGGCCTGCCCCGACGCCGACACCGAAGGGTGCTGCTGA
- a CDS encoding universal stress protein yields the protein MSTETPKPVVVGVDGTQGSLDAVAWAADAAALRKAPLRLVHAFAWPLLHIPTAMWEMGPEGGLRAHADSLVEEAVRTARDAAPDIEIATTVETDFPLPLLVDLSGDATYVVVGTAGRGSVADALAGSLTIELSARSQAPVVVVRGTLSPERADNLVVVGVDGSPLGAVAVEAAVQEAARRHARLLAVHVVRQGRGARSGAADTAAGLRLLEESLAGWRHKYPDLPIEERVLMGHAAGHLIELSASAGLVVVGARGRGGFTGMLLGSVSQALLHQAQCPVVVLTRECRASTTAAA from the coding sequence ATGTCCACCGAAACACCGAAACCGGTCGTGGTCGGCGTCGACGGTACGCAAGGCTCGCTTGACGCGGTGGCCTGGGCGGCCGACGCCGCGGCCCTGCGCAAGGCGCCCTTGCGGTTGGTGCACGCGTTCGCCTGGCCGCTGCTGCACATCCCCACCGCGATGTGGGAGATGGGTCCCGAGGGTGGGCTGCGCGCCCACGCGGACTCACTGGTGGAGGAGGCGGTACGAACGGCGCGGGACGCGGCACCCGACATCGAGATCGCGACCACGGTGGAGACGGACTTTCCCCTTCCCCTGCTGGTGGATCTGAGCGGCGACGCGACGTACGTCGTGGTGGGTACGGCCGGCCGTGGTTCGGTGGCCGATGCCCTGGCGGGTTCGCTCACCATCGAGCTGTCCGCACGGTCCCAGGCTCCGGTCGTGGTGGTCCGCGGCACCCTGTCACCCGAACGCGCCGACAACCTCGTCGTCGTCGGGGTGGACGGATCTCCGCTCGGCGCGGTCGCGGTCGAGGCGGCGGTGCAGGAGGCGGCCCGCCGGCACGCACGACTGCTCGCCGTGCACGTGGTCCGGCAGGGGCGGGGCGCACGGTCCGGTGCCGCCGACACCGCCGCCGGGCTGCGCCTGCTGGAGGAGTCGCTCGCGGGGTGGCGGCACAAGTACCCCGACCTGCCGATCGAGGAGCGGGTACTGATGGGCCACGCCGCCGGGCACCTGATCGAACTGTCCGCATCCGCCGGCCTGGTCGTGGTCGGTGCGCGTGGACGTGGCGGCTTCACCGGAATGCTGCTGGGCTCGGTGAGCCAGGCGCTGCTGCACCAGGCACAGTGCCCGGTCGTCGTTCTCACGCGGGAGTGCCGCGCCAGCACGACCGCCGCCGCGTAG
- a CDS encoding HAD family hydrolase: MNSPTLHLDRLDAAVFGLDDVVVDTALLHATAWQRTFDSFLRRRGRRAGLEADGPGGGSRIPPFELPGDYLRYAAGRTTTEGVRGFLTARGITLADHSPEPGEETVRTLADHKDACFGEEVRRVGVSAYPASVDLLRDLAARGVRLAAVTGDRGCEQLLAAAGIADLFDVCVDGGDAALLGLPAQPDPGLLLEATHRLGVSPRRTAVLSGSLVGVEAGWHGCFEPVVAVDRYARADDFYRRGAHVVVRDLAELVLSGRCRQELLAHR, translated from the coding sequence ATGAACTCGCCCACCCTCCACCTGGACCGGCTCGACGCCGCGGTGTTCGGGCTGGACGACGTGGTGGTCGACACCGCGCTCCTGCACGCCACCGCCTGGCAGCGCACCTTCGACTCTTTCCTGCGCAGGCGGGGGCGCCGGGCCGGGCTCGAGGCGGATGGTCCCGGCGGCGGGTCACGGATCCCGCCGTTCGAACTGCCCGGTGACTACCTCCGCTACGCCGCCGGCCGGACCACCACCGAGGGAGTACGCGGCTTCCTGACCGCCCGCGGCATCACGCTCGCCGACCACTCCCCCGAACCCGGTGAGGAGACGGTGCGCACGCTGGCCGACCACAAGGACGCCTGCTTCGGCGAGGAGGTACGGCGGGTCGGCGTCAGCGCCTATCCCGCCTCTGTCGACCTGCTGCGCGACCTTGCCGCCCGCGGCGTACGGCTCGCGGCCGTGACCGGTGATCGGGGCTGCGAGCAGCTGCTGGCCGCCGCGGGGATCGCGGACCTGTTCGACGTGTGCGTGGACGGCGGTGACGCCGCGCTGCTCGGCCTGCCGGCGCAGCCCGACCCGGGCCTGCTGCTGGAGGCGACCCACCGGCTGGGCGTCTCCCCGCGGCGTACGGCGGTGCTGAGCGGCAGCCTGGTCGGGGTGGAGGCCGGCTGGCACGGGTGTTTCGAACCGGTCGTCGCGGTCGACAGGTACGCCCGCGCCGACGACTTCTACCGTCGCGGCGCGCACGTCGTGGTGCGCGACCTGGCCGAACTCGTACTCTCCGGGCGATGCCGGCAGGAGTTGCTCGCCCATCGGTGA
- a CDS encoding glycoside hydrolase family 65 protein yields the protein MSHSALTYDRWDPAREGLREALCTLGNGYVATRGAAPESQADGVHYPGTYLAGCYDRLESWVAGRVVENEDLVNAPNWLPLTFRPVGDQDVPETPETPETPETPDGTDGSWFGLDRVHVLDFRQELDIYRGVLTRRVRFRDDAGRTTLLVQRRWVSMDDPHLAVLETVLEPEDWSGRMQVRAALDGTVANRGVRRYADLAGDHLLPVTAGYDGQDLLWLQVETAQSRVRIAEAARVRVHGAAGPVGGVGGVGGGGSRGSVGKVERRFEERPRWAGLDLTFAVERGEAVTVEKTVAIHTSRDRAITESLTAACAAARRAGRPEHLLARHELAWSRLWRGCRTVVDGGPQQTLDLYVFHILQTLSEHTVELDVGVPARGLHGEAYRGHVFWDELFVFPFLLLRLPEVARALLMYRWRRLPQARLAARAAGHRGAMYPWQSGSDGRDETQRVHLNPLSGRWVPDNTHLQHHVGLAVAYNVWKYYEATGDASFLATHGAEMLVEIARFWSGLATRDAAGGRYEIRGVMGPDEYHDAYPDASRPGIDNNSYTNVMAAWVLRRALDALALIPAHQRSELSARLGLRHAELDRFDEVSRRLRVVFHDGVIGQFEGYDELAELDWTRYRAKYGDIRRLDRILEAEGDSVRRYQVSKQADVLMLFFLLGKDELTQVMDQLGYDLDPATILRTIEYHLDRTSHGSTLSAVVHAWVLARTDRHGSWAFFLQALGSDVRGGAQDTTAEGVHLGAMAGCVDLLQRCYTGIETRDDVLRLNPRLPRELADLELQLRYRGHWGVTVHCTQDEVRIGLRRSAAAPITVAVKDEQTTLRPGQSWRVRRPGRPRGAGLRGVGAGGAGASGAAAPPPAAAASEGAARRPDGRTAG from the coding sequence GTGAGCCATTCGGCCTTGACCTATGACCGGTGGGACCCGGCGCGGGAGGGGCTGCGCGAGGCGCTGTGCACCCTCGGCAACGGCTACGTCGCGACCCGCGGAGCCGCCCCCGAGTCCCAGGCCGACGGTGTGCACTACCCCGGCACCTATCTGGCCGGCTGCTACGACCGGCTGGAGTCGTGGGTCGCCGGCCGGGTGGTGGAGAACGAGGACCTGGTCAACGCGCCCAACTGGCTGCCGCTGACCTTCCGCCCCGTCGGCGACCAGGACGTCCCGGAGACCCCGGAGACGCCGGAGACCCCGGAGACCCCGGACGGCACAGACGGCTCGTGGTTCGGCCTGGACCGGGTGCACGTCCTGGACTTCCGGCAGGAGCTGGACATCTACCGCGGCGTACTCACCCGGCGGGTGCGGTTCCGCGACGACGCCGGGCGGACCACCCTGCTCGTGCAACGGCGGTGGGTCTCCATGGACGACCCGCACCTCGCGGTGCTGGAGACCGTGCTCGAACCCGAGGACTGGTCCGGGCGGATGCAGGTGCGCGCCGCGCTGGACGGCACCGTCGCCAACCGGGGCGTACGCCGCTACGCCGACCTGGCCGGGGACCACCTGCTGCCGGTGACCGCCGGGTACGACGGGCAGGACCTGCTGTGGCTGCAGGTAGAGACCGCGCAGTCGCGGGTACGGATCGCCGAGGCGGCGAGAGTACGGGTGCACGGCGCGGCCGGACCGGTCGGCGGCGTGGGCGGCGTGGGCGGCGGGGGCAGCAGGGGCAGCGTGGGAAAGGTGGAACGCCGGTTCGAGGAACGGCCGCGCTGGGCGGGCCTCGACCTGACCTTCGCGGTGGAGCGCGGCGAGGCGGTGACGGTGGAGAAGACGGTGGCGATCCACACCTCCAGGGACCGGGCGATCACCGAGAGCCTGACCGCCGCCTGTGCCGCCGCGCGCCGTGCCGGCCGGCCCGAGCACCTGCTGGCCCGGCACGAGCTCGCCTGGTCGCGGCTGTGGCGTGGCTGCCGGACCGTGGTGGACGGCGGGCCGCAGCAGACGCTGGACCTGTACGTGTTCCACATCCTGCAGACGCTGTCGGAGCACACCGTCGAGCTGGACGTCGGCGTACCCGCTCGCGGGCTGCACGGCGAGGCCTACCGGGGGCACGTCTTCTGGGACGAGCTGTTCGTCTTCCCGTTCCTGCTGCTGCGGTTGCCCGAGGTGGCCCGGGCGCTGCTGATGTACCGCTGGCGGCGCCTTCCCCAGGCGCGGCTGGCCGCGCGGGCAGCGGGCCACCGCGGCGCCATGTATCCCTGGCAGAGCGGGAGCGACGGCCGGGACGAGACGCAGCGGGTGCACCTCAACCCGCTGTCGGGACGCTGGGTTCCGGACAACACCCACCTGCAGCACCACGTCGGGCTGGCGGTGGCGTACAACGTCTGGAAGTACTACGAGGCGACCGGCGACGCCTCCTTCCTCGCCACCCACGGCGCGGAGATGCTGGTCGAGATCGCGCGCTTCTGGAGTGGGCTGGCGACCCGCGACGCGGCCGGCGGCCGGTATGAGATCCGGGGCGTGATGGGGCCGGACGAGTACCACGACGCCTATCCCGATGCCAGCCGGCCGGGCATCGACAACAACTCCTACACCAACGTCATGGCCGCGTGGGTGCTGCGCCGGGCGCTGGACGCGCTGGCCCTGATCCCGGCCCACCAGCGCAGCGAGCTGTCCGCGCGGCTCGGGCTGCGGCACGCCGAGCTGGACCGGTTCGACGAGGTGAGCCGGCGGCTGCGGGTGGTGTTCCACGACGGCGTCATCGGGCAGTTCGAGGGGTACGACGAGCTCGCGGAGCTGGACTGGACGCGATATCGCGCGAAGTACGGCGACATCCGCCGGTTGGACCGCATCCTGGAGGCCGAGGGCGACTCGGTCCGGAGGTACCAGGTCTCCAAGCAGGCGGACGTTCTGATGCTGTTCTTCCTGCTCGGCAAGGACGAGTTGACACAGGTCATGGACCAGCTCGGATACGACCTGGACCCGGCGACGATCCTGCGTACGATCGAGTACCACCTCGACCGCACGTCCCACGGGTCCACCCTGAGCGCCGTGGTGCACGCGTGGGTCCTCGCCCGCACCGACCGGCACGGCTCGTGGGCGTTCTTCCTGCAGGCGCTGGGTTCCGACGTGCGGGGCGGTGCGCAGGACACCACCGCGGAGGGCGTCCACCTGGGTGCGATGGCCGGGTGCGTCGACCTGTTGCAGCGTTGCTACACAGGGATCGAGACCCGCGACGACGTGCTCCGGCTCAACCCCCGGCTGCCGCGCGAGCTCGCCGACCTCGAACTCCAGCTGCGCTACCGCGGCCACTGGGGAGTCACCGTGCACTGCACCCAGGACGAGGTGCGCATCGGGCTGCGGCGGTCCGCCGCCGCGCCGATCACGGTGGCGGTGAAGGACGAGCAGACGACCCTGCGCCCCGGACAGTCCTGGCGGGTACGCCGGCCCGGCCGGCCCCGCGGCGCGGGCCTTCGCGGCGTGGGTGCCGGCGGCGCGGGTGCTAGCGGCGCAGCAGCTCCGCCACCGGCCGCCGCGGCGTCGGAAGGGGCAGCCCGGAGACCGGACGGCCGAACCGCAGGATGA
- a CDS encoding Acg family FMN-binding oxidoreductase, producing MLVGDLDQTERDTLVGAAVLAPSMHNAQPWCFRFRGRSVEVHRDPSRELAAEDPEGRMTLIGAGTALLNLRVAAAAIGAHTTTLLFPDPDRPTLVALVSVGSPSEDAGQLAALFPFLPRRRTNRQPFTERAVPDEVRTDIGQAAAGEGVRLEWIDDRDRQRWLMELATDADIAEADDPRRLVERQVWVGGQRTSSGVPSSALGPRAEGSSPVRDLAVDPGDRLRPKGKFEDTPTLAVLSTTRDTPQDWVTAGQALQRVLLTATTHGVAASLLNQPIEHTDLRWLVRDPRSGWTEPQIVLRFGYGPEVPPTPRRPVAEFILAERDPDPAPPDPAGPGTPGQTTGQTPGQSVPEPRAPQDPEE from the coding sequence TTGCTCGTCGGAGATCTCGACCAGACCGAGCGGGACACGCTCGTCGGGGCGGCGGTGCTCGCTCCGTCCATGCACAACGCCCAGCCGTGGTGCTTCCGCTTCCGTGGCCGGTCGGTGGAGGTCCACCGCGACCCCTCCCGGGAACTCGCCGCGGAGGACCCGGAAGGTCGGATGACGCTGATCGGGGCGGGTACGGCGCTGCTCAACCTGCGGGTGGCCGCCGCCGCGATCGGGGCGCACACGACGACGTTGCTGTTCCCCGACCCGGACCGGCCGACCCTCGTCGCCCTGGTGAGCGTGGGCAGCCCGAGTGAGGACGCCGGGCAGCTGGCCGCGTTGTTCCCGTTCCTGCCCAGGCGGCGTACCAACCGGCAGCCGTTCACCGAGCGGGCGGTTCCGGACGAGGTACGCACGGACATCGGCCAGGCGGCCGCCGGTGAGGGCGTACGGCTGGAATGGATCGACGACCGCGACCGGCAGCGCTGGCTGATGGAGCTGGCCACCGACGCCGACATCGCCGAGGCCGACGACCCGCGCCGGCTGGTCGAACGTCAGGTGTGGGTGGGCGGGCAGCGCACCAGCAGCGGCGTTCCGTCCAGTGCGCTCGGGCCGCGGGCGGAGGGCAGTTCCCCGGTCCGCGACCTGGCCGTGGACCCCGGTGACCGGCTCCGCCCGAAGGGGAAGTTCGAGGACACGCCGACCCTCGCCGTCCTGTCCACCACCCGGGACACCCCACAGGACTGGGTCACCGCCGGACAGGCTCTGCAGCGGGTGTTGCTGACCGCGACCACGCACGGCGTCGCGGCATCCCTGCTGAACCAGCCGATCGAGCACACCGACCTGCGCTGGCTGGTCCGCGACCCGCGGTCGGGCTGGACCGAGCCGCAGATCGTGCTGCGGTTCGGGTACGGACCGGAGGTTCCGCCGACCCCACGCCGGCCGGTGGCGGAGTTCATCCTGGCCGAACGCGACCCCGACCCGGCGCCGCCCGATCCGGCCGGCCCCGGCACGCCCGGGCAGACAACCGGGCAGACACCTGGGCAGAGCGTGCCCGAGCCGCGAGCCCCGCAGGACCCGGAGGAGTGA
- a CDS encoding HAD family hydrolase codes for MTSEPTVLRLDRIGAVVFEVDVVVPDTARTHAAAWKRCLDAFLRRHGRTVGVAFAPFDVREDYLRHFAGRPRIAGLRGFLADRGIDLPDNGTEHSVSSLADCQTRSFLTEIARYGVPPHPVAVKLLYELRARGARTAAVCTGGHCDEIVAAARVRRLFDAVLDGARARAGATAPGSSGGGRVVPAGVFRGGSEVFAAAARRLAIPPAQAGLLVASADGERAGRRAGFGTVLTVTGPDGPAPDGPAPDGSAAPDGSGGTDSGDNGFGSGDTGSAITAADLAQVRVIGRRREPFGLDL; via the coding sequence ATGACGTCCGAGCCGACGGTTCTGCGCCTCGACCGGATCGGGGCCGTGGTGTTCGAGGTCGACGTCGTGGTACCCGACACCGCCAGGACGCACGCCGCCGCCTGGAAACGCTGCCTGGACGCCTTCCTGCGCCGGCACGGCCGCACGGTGGGGGTGGCGTTCGCGCCGTTCGACGTACGCGAGGACTATCTGCGGCACTTCGCCGGCCGGCCACGGATCGCGGGGCTGCGGGGCTTCCTCGCCGACCGGGGCATCGACCTGCCCGACAACGGTACGGAGCACAGCGTGTCGTCGCTGGCCGACTGCCAGACGCGCAGCTTCCTGACCGAGATCGCGCGGTACGGCGTACCTCCGCATCCGGTCGCGGTCAAGCTGCTGTACGAGCTGCGTGCCCGCGGCGCGCGGACGGCAGCGGTGTGCACCGGCGGCCACTGCGACGAGATCGTGGCGGCGGCGCGGGTACGCCGGCTGTTCGACGCGGTCCTGGACGGTGCGCGGGCCCGCGCCGGAGCCACTGCCCCGGGGTCGTCAGGTGGCGGGCGGGTGGTGCCGGCGGGGGTCTTCCGCGGCGGATCCGAGGTGTTCGCCGCGGCGGCCCGGCGGCTGGCGATCCCGCCGGCTCAGGCCGGGCTGCTGGTGGCCTCGGCCGACGGTGAGCGGGCCGGACGGAGGGCGGGTTTCGGGACCGTGCTCACGGTCACCGGCCCCGACGGCCCCGCACCCGACGGCCCCGCACCCGACGGCTCCGCGGCTCCCGACGGTTCCGGCGGCACCGATTCCGGCGACAACGGGTTCGGCTCCGGCGACACCGGGTCCGCGATCACAGCGGCGGATCTCGCGCAGGTGCGGGTCATCGGGAGACGACGTGAGCCATTCGGCCTTGACCTATGA
- a CDS encoding DUF222 domain-containing protein: MGKTTGAATTAAWLRNSQRMGKNDSYATVALARDLDRTITLTARALARGELSFRHAQVIAGAIKDLPKWVSLEQRAAAEEYLIAESRRRNPDDVRILGWHLLRVIAPEEWEERLGKELDAAERAAERSRSLFYRPNGVPGSETVVIRLPVLEMEQLRKIIEALVAADKRAEPDDRPLDQRRGDAFAELVAAMAEWEASPNRGRGRDCVTVLIHLQQLMNGIGFGTIDDLNPVRPMPCGCQTPDAKRQAQRQNAERKARKNAKRSKTSESGESGESGESGESGRGASRGGTTDAEPGERAGDGESAKPDKAETTKPGMSPGTEAATSEDAEPSKAKASETADDADGTSGPGETAEAADFGDPDVNSDPVQANSPAGTDAPEAAPTAAETTAAAGKDQPDNEKPPTDQPDPPTGAAERIPAPREPGQPPQPNTATGTAPEAEPGPGHDPEPEPHNGNPEPHTGPEDCNLGAEDDDAEPEFEEGAAEPEAALDPHASTDGYDRGTPIDNGSIDPRDGCNKCGGGGSARISGLRGEPVSVATIRRMACDANVIPVVLGGDGEVLDVGMADRFFTEAQRRALAVRDGSHCHFPECQVPERRCVAHHMTAWDDFGPTDLANGVLLCKSHHTFVHHKGWQVRMGSHGHPEYIPPEWVDVHQKVQRP, from the coding sequence ATCGGCAAAACCACGGGTGCGGCGACCACGGCGGCGTGGCTGCGTAACAGTCAGCGGATGGGCAAGAACGACTCCTACGCCACCGTCGCGCTGGCCCGTGACCTGGACCGCACCATCACCCTCACCGCCCGGGCACTGGCCCGCGGGGAGTTGTCGTTTCGGCATGCGCAGGTCATCGCCGGGGCCATCAAGGACCTGCCCAAGTGGGTCAGCCTCGAACAACGCGCGGCGGCCGAGGAGTACCTGATCGCGGAGTCGCGGCGGCGTAACCCCGACGACGTGCGGATCCTCGGCTGGCACCTGTTGCGGGTCATCGCACCGGAGGAGTGGGAGGAGCGGCTGGGGAAGGAACTCGACGCCGCCGAACGTGCCGCCGAACGCAGCCGGTCCCTGTTCTACCGGCCCAACGGTGTTCCGGGTTCGGAGACGGTGGTGATCAGGCTGCCGGTGCTGGAGATGGAACAACTCCGCAAGATCATCGAAGCACTCGTCGCCGCCGACAAGCGCGCCGAACCCGACGACCGGCCGCTCGACCAACGCCGCGGTGACGCGTTCGCCGAACTCGTCGCCGCGATGGCCGAGTGGGAAGCCTCACCCAATCGTGGCCGCGGACGCGATTGCGTCACCGTCCTGATCCACCTGCAGCAACTCATGAACGGCATCGGGTTCGGCACCATCGACGACCTCAACCCCGTCCGCCCCATGCCGTGTGGCTGCCAGACCCCCGACGCCAAACGCCAGGCACAGCGCCAGAACGCCGAGCGCAAGGCCCGCAAGAACGCCAAGCGCAGCAAGACTTCCGAGTCCGGGGAGTCCGGGGAGTCCGGGGAGTCCGGGGAGTCCGGGCGGGGCGCGAGTCGCGGCGGCACCACAGACGCCGAACCCGGCGAGCGTGCCGGCGATGGCGAGAGCGCCAAGCCCGACAAGGCCGAGACCACCAAGCCGGGTATGAGTCCCGGCACCGAGGCCGCCACGTCTGAGGACGCCGAGCCCAGCAAGGCCAAGGCCAGCGAGACCGCCGACGACGCCGACGGCACGAGCGGCCCCGGCGAAACCGCCGAGGCTGCCGACTTCGGCGACCCGGACGTGAACAGCGATCCCGTCCAGGCCAACAGCCCGGCCGGTACCGATGCTCCGGAGGCGGCTCCCACTGCCGCGGAGACCACAGCGGCTGCCGGGAAAGATCAACCAGACAACGAGAAACCACCAACCGACCAGCCGGACCCGCCGACCGGGGCGGCGGAGCGGATACCCGCACCGCGAGAACCCGGCCAGCCCCCACAACCGAACACCGCCACCGGAACCGCCCCCGAAGCTGAACCGGGACCCGGGCACGACCCGGAACCCGAACCACACAACGGGAATCCGGAACCACATACCGGACCCGAGGACTGCAACCTCGGAGCGGAAGACGATGACGCCGAACCCGAATTCGAGGAGGGTGCGGCGGAACCGGAGGCTGCCCTCGACCCCCACGCCTCAACCGACGGCTACGACCGCGGCACCCCTATCGACAACGGCTCCATCGATCCCCGCGACGGTTGCAACAAGTGCGGCGGTGGCGGATCGGCCCGCATCTCCGGCCTGCGCGGGGAGCCGGTCTCGGTGGCGACGATCCGGAGGATGGCGTGCGACGCGAACGTCATCCCGGTGGTCCTCGGCGGCGACGGGGAGGTCCTCGACGTGGGGATGGCCGACCGGTTCTTCACCGAAGCCCAACGCCGGGCCCTTGCCGTCCGCGACGGGTCCCACTGTCACTTCCCCGAATGCCAGGTGCCAGAACGACGTTGCGTCGCCCACCACATGACGGCTTGGGACGACTTCGGGCCGACCGATCTCGCGAACGGAGTGCTCTTGTGTAAGTCCCATCACACGTTCGTGCACCACAAGGGCTGGCAGGTGCGGATGGGCAGCCACGGCCACCCCGAGTACATCCCGCCCGAGTGGGTGGACGTCCACCAGAAAGTTCAGCGACCGTGA
- a CDS encoding cation transporter — MAALTDRIADRVLTSRLTVASDTEHRSQLARRVRLLVAATITYNVIEAVVAIAAGHAASSTALIGFGLDSVIEVSSAAAVAWQFSARDHAVRESREKVTLRIIATSFFALAAYVTVESLRALVGGEQAAHSTVGLVLAALSLAVMPGLSYAQRRAGRQLGSASAVADSKQTLLCTYLSAVLLVGLAVNSLFGWWWADPLAALVIAAVAVKEGREAWRGDACCAVPVTRLADVQVDPAGQPAEDACGCGPGCECCGSERSAGPDR, encoded by the coding sequence ATGGCGGCCCTGACCGATCGGATCGCCGACAGGGTCTTAACCAGCCGGCTGACGGTGGCCTCCGACACCGAACACCGGAGCCAACTTGCCCGGCGGGTCCGGCTGCTGGTCGCGGCGACGATCACCTACAACGTGATCGAGGCCGTGGTGGCGATCGCGGCCGGGCACGCCGCGTCCTCCACCGCGTTGATCGGCTTCGGGCTCGACTCGGTGATCGAGGTGAGTTCCGCGGCGGCGGTCGCCTGGCAATTCTCCGCCCGCGACCACGCCGTCCGCGAGTCCCGCGAGAAGGTCACCCTGCGCATCATCGCGACCTCCTTCTTCGCCCTCGCTGCGTACGTCACCGTCGAGTCCCTGCGCGCCCTGGTCGGTGGCGAACAGGCCGCGCACTCCACCGTCGGGCTCGTCCTGGCCGCCCTCAGCCTCGCCGTCATGCCGGGCCTGTCCTACGCACAGCGCCGCGCCGGCCGGCAACTGGGGTCGGCGAGCGCGGTCGCGGACTCCAAGCAGACCCTGCTGTGCACCTACCTGTCCGCCGTCCTGCTGGTCGGGCTCGCGGTCAACAGCCTCTTCGGCTGGTGGTGGGCCGACCCGCTCGCCGCGCTGGTCATCGCCGCGGTCGCGGTCAAGGAGGGACGAGAGGCCTGGCGCGGTGACGCGTGCTGCGCGGTGCCGGTGACCCGCCTCGCCGACGTCCAGGTCGACCCGGCCGGCCAACCGGCGGAGGACGCGTGCGGCTGCGGACCCGGGTGTGAGTGCTGTGGTTCGGAGCGTTCCGCGGGGCCGGATCGTTAG